The following are from one region of the Nocardia terpenica genome:
- the ald gene encoding alanine dehydrogenase, with protein MKIGIPREVKNHEYRVACTPAGVRELVARGHEVYIEAGAGVGSAFEDDAYTLVGARVLPTADEVWGVADMVLKVKEPVAEEYSRLREGQVLFTYLHLAASKECTDALLSSGTTSIAYETVTGRDGSLPLLAPMSEVAGRLAPQAGSYHLMRSGGGRGVLMGGVPGTRPANVVVIGAGVAGRNAAAIAVGMHADVTVLDLNIAPLREIDAQYKGQVRTIISNAQEVENAVREADLVIGAVLVPGAKAPKLVSNSLVAQMKPGSVLVDIAIDQGGCFEDSHPTTHADPTYRVHNSVFYCVANMPGAVPNTSTVALTNATMPYVVALADRGWRAAVDADPGLAAGLSTHRGILLNESVAAAHGYTAQSLTAA; from the coding sequence GTGAAGATCGGGATCCCCCGCGAGGTCAAGAATCACGAGTACCGAGTCGCGTGCACCCCGGCGGGTGTGCGGGAGCTGGTGGCTCGCGGGCACGAGGTGTACATCGAGGCGGGGGCCGGCGTGGGGTCGGCGTTCGAGGACGATGCCTACACCCTCGTCGGCGCGCGGGTGCTGCCGACGGCCGATGAGGTGTGGGGCGTCGCGGACATGGTGCTCAAGGTGAAGGAGCCGGTGGCGGAGGAGTACTCGCGCCTGCGCGAGGGCCAGGTGCTGTTCACCTATCTGCACCTGGCGGCCTCCAAGGAATGCACCGACGCGCTGCTGAGCTCGGGCACCACCTCGATCGCCTACGAGACCGTGACCGGCCGGGACGGCTCGCTACCGCTGCTGGCGCCGATGAGCGAGGTCGCGGGCCGGCTGGCGCCGCAGGCGGGCTCCTACCACCTGATGCGCAGCGGCGGCGGCCGCGGCGTGCTGATGGGCGGCGTGCCGGGCACCCGTCCGGCCAATGTCGTGGTCATCGGCGCGGGCGTGGCGGGCCGCAATGCCGCCGCCATCGCGGTCGGCATGCACGCCGATGTCACCGTGCTGGACCTGAACATCGCCCCGCTGCGCGAGATCGACGCGCAGTACAAGGGCCAGGTGCGCACCATCATCTCCAACGCGCAGGAGGTCGAGAACGCGGTCCGCGAGGCCGACCTCGTGATCGGCGCGGTGCTGGTGCCGGGCGCCAAGGCCCCCAAGCTGGTCTCCAATTCCCTTGTCGCCCAGATGAAGCCGGGTTCGGTGCTGGTCGACATCGCCATCGACCAGGGCGGCTGCTTCGAGGACTCGCACCCCACCACCCACGCCGACCCCACCTACCGCGTCCACAACTCGGTCTTCTACTGCGTCGCCAACATGCCCGGCGCGGTCCCGAACACCTCCACCGTGGCCCTCACCAACGCGACCATGCCCTACGTGGTCGCCCTGGCCGACCGCGGCTGGCGCGCCGCCGTAGACGCCGACCCCGGCCTGGCCGCCGGCCTCAGCACCCACCGCGGCATCCTCCTCAACGAATCCGTAGCCGCCGCCCACGGCTACACCGCCCAATCCCTGACCGCCGCCTGA
- a CDS encoding rhodanese-like domain-containing protein, producing the protein MTAVDELLAGARSRLVRVGPERAAELQAEGAVVVDIRPQADRVAEGEIPGSVIMERIVLEWRLDPAGDHRLTGLTADTTVIIVCNEGYASSLAAADAQRLGLPHATDLIGGFRAWKSAGLPVAAGGSPAVP; encoded by the coding sequence ATGACCGCGGTAGACGAGCTCTTGGCCGGTGCACGCTCGCGACTGGTGCGGGTCGGCCCCGAGCGGGCCGCGGAGTTGCAGGCCGAGGGGGCGGTGGTGGTCGATATTCGACCACAGGCCGATCGGGTCGCCGAGGGAGAGATCCCGGGATCGGTGATCATGGAGCGCATCGTGCTGGAATGGCGGCTGGATCCGGCCGGAGACCATCGGCTGACCGGACTCACCGCCGACACCACGGTCATCATCGTCTGCAACGAGGGCTACGCCTCGAGCCTCGCCGCCGCCGACGCCCAACGCCTCGGCCTACCCCACGCCACAGACCTCATCGGCGGCTTCCGCGCCTGGAAATCCGCGGGACTACCCGTCGCCGCGGGCGGGTCTCCGGCGGTGCCATAG
- a CDS encoding MFS transporter: MTTTTLTAPPRVGTGSRPFRPGVVLTTLLTCQLMIILDVTVMNVALPHIRTDLHFSATGLSWVMNAYTLVFGGLLLLGGRAGDLFGRRRMFIAGIALFTLASLAGGLATSAAWLLAARVLQGIGGAMAGPNTLALLTTTFGDPKARLRVLALFSGMSSAGFAIGLIVGGLLTQWLSWRSVLWINVPFGVVAATLALRYLPNPERRPARLDLPGAVTATAAVASLVYGFISAGANGWGTETTVLSLAAGVLLLAGFLAIELRADQPLLPLHLFTDRNRAAAYANMFLGPMAGMSMFFFLTLYLQEVRGMSALATGFAFLPTAVLMFAMVRLIPRLLPRLGPKPVTVTGTLAMVAGLTLLTRLSTDSGYFPLLFVAMVLMGFGIGLAFSPLNVIIMQNVEASEAGAAGGALQTVQQTGGALGLAVLMTIFGTATRSAVGSAQHVLVSGITSALAAAAGIALLAFLVALTFRSRRIA, from the coding sequence TTGACTACCACCACGCTTACCGCACCACCGCGGGTCGGCACGGGCTCGCGTCCCTTTCGGCCCGGCGTCGTCCTGACGACCCTGCTGACCTGCCAGTTGATGATCATCCTCGACGTCACGGTGATGAATGTGGCGCTGCCGCACATCCGCACCGACCTGCACTTCAGCGCCACCGGCCTGTCCTGGGTGATGAACGCCTACACCCTGGTGTTCGGCGGATTGCTGCTGCTCGGCGGGCGTGCCGGTGACCTGTTCGGTCGGCGGCGGATGTTCATCGCGGGCATTGCCCTGTTCACGCTGGCCTCGCTGGCCGGTGGCCTCGCCACCTCGGCGGCCTGGCTGCTCGCCGCGCGGGTGCTGCAGGGTATCGGCGGCGCCATGGCCGGTCCGAACACCCTGGCCCTGCTGACCACGACGTTCGGCGACCCCAAGGCCCGGTTGCGGGTGCTGGCGCTGTTCTCCGGCATGTCCAGCGCCGGTTTCGCGATCGGCCTGATCGTCGGCGGGCTGCTCACCCAGTGGCTGAGCTGGCGCTCGGTGCTGTGGATCAATGTGCCGTTCGGCGTCGTGGCGGCCACGCTGGCGCTGCGGTACCTGCCGAATCCCGAGCGGCGCCCGGCGCGGCTGGATCTGCCGGGCGCGGTGACCGCGACGGCCGCCGTCGCCAGCCTGGTGTACGGCTTCATCAGCGCCGGCGCGAACGGCTGGGGCACCGAGACGACGGTGCTCTCGCTGGCCGCGGGAGTCCTGCTGCTGGCGGGCTTTCTGGCGATCGAGCTGCGCGCCGATCAGCCCCTGTTGCCGCTGCACCTGTTCACCGACCGCAATCGCGCCGCCGCCTACGCCAATATGTTCCTGGGCCCGATGGCAGGCATGTCGATGTTCTTCTTCCTCACCCTGTACCTACAGGAGGTGCGCGGAATGAGCGCACTGGCAACGGGTTTCGCCTTCCTGCCGACCGCCGTGCTGATGTTCGCCATGGTGCGGCTGATTCCCCGGCTGCTGCCGCGCCTGGGGCCCAAGCCGGTGACGGTCACCGGCACGCTGGCGATGGTCGCGGGGCTGACGCTGCTGACCCGATTGTCCACCGACAGCGGCTATTTCCCGCTGCTGTTCGTGGCCATGGTGCTCATGGGCTTCGGTATCGGGCTGGCGTTCTCGCCCCTCAACGTGATCATCATGCAGAACGTGGAGGCGAGCGAGGCGGGCGCGGCGGGCGGCGCGCTGCAGACCGTGCAGCAGACCGGCGGGGCCCTGGGCCTGGCCGTCCTGATGACGATCTTCGGCACGGCCACCCGCTCGGCGGTCGGTTCCGCCCAGCACGTCCTGGTCTCCGGCATCACCAGCGCGCTGGCGGCGGCCGCAGGCATCGCACTGCTCGCCTTCCTGGTCGCCCTCACCTTCCGCAGCCGCCGGATCGCCTGA
- a CDS encoding MFS transporter — MPNATAAGSRPGMKARNVVLVVATAAVAVNLRPGITTVGPELDTVTRHFGAGSAAGGVITALPVIAFAVVSLATPALLARISVRAGLYAALAIIAVSLAVRPWGGLPLFVLATFVSAIGIGLLSALLPVVVRSSGSTGVLVTTFTTALQAGAALGFAAIVPLSNAVHSWQWGLTFWALLAPIGMFALWAAPGAATAQSPSALPERATVNPFTILRRTRTIWLAVFFGLQALVAFVVIGWLPSILVDDAGVGPQSAGGYLGLMTCLGVPISLIVPPFVARSAHPARWLAGFSACTVLGVLALLVAPRAAPLLWVLVLGVGLSVFSLVLTVLTVRASTAEQAAGLSSSVQGVGYLVAAVGPYAIGLFRHLGAGWALPLGALLAIAVLQLVAAFAIGRGRGA, encoded by the coding sequence ATGCCGAACGCCACCGCCGCGGGGTCCCGGCCGGGCATGAAGGCCCGCAACGTCGTGCTGGTGGTCGCCACCGCGGCCGTCGCGGTGAACCTGCGCCCCGGCATCACCACCGTCGGCCCCGAACTCGACACGGTCACACGGCATTTCGGTGCGGGTTCGGCGGCGGGTGGGGTCATCACCGCGCTGCCGGTGATCGCCTTCGCCGTGGTGAGTCTGGCGACACCGGCGCTGCTGGCGCGAATCTCGGTGCGCGCGGGGTTGTATGCCGCGCTGGCGATCATCGCGGTGAGCCTGGCGGTGCGGCCGTGGGGTGGCCTGCCGCTGTTCGTGCTCGCCACCTTCGTCTCCGCGATCGGCATCGGACTGCTGTCGGCGCTGCTGCCGGTGGTGGTCCGCTCCTCCGGTAGTACCGGGGTGCTGGTCACCACCTTCACCACGGCCCTACAGGCCGGGGCCGCACTGGGATTCGCCGCGATCGTCCCGCTGTCGAATGCCGTGCACAGCTGGCAGTGGGGGCTGACGTTCTGGGCTCTCCTTGCGCCGATCGGGATGTTCGCGCTATGGGCGGCTCCGGGGGCAGCGACCGCGCAGTCGCCATCGGCCCTGCCCGAACGCGCGACCGTCAACCCCTTCACCATCCTGCGCCGCACCCGAACCATCTGGCTCGCAGTGTTTTTCGGACTGCAGGCACTGGTCGCCTTCGTGGTGATCGGCTGGCTGCCCTCGATCCTCGTGGACGACGCCGGTGTCGGCCCGCAGTCCGCGGGCGGCTATCTCGGCCTCATGACCTGCCTGGGCGTCCCGATCAGCCTGATCGTGCCGCCGTTCGTGGCACGCTCGGCTCACCCGGCGCGCTGGCTGGCGGGTTTCAGCGCGTGCACCGTGCTCGGCGTGCTCGCCCTCCTGGTGGCGCCCCGGGCCGCGCCGCTGCTGTGGGTGCTCGTCCTCGGCGTCGGCCTGTCGGTGTTCTCGCTGGTGCTCACCGTGCTCACGGTGCGGGCGAGCACGGCGGAACAGGCTGCGGGACTGTCGAGTTCGGTCCAGGGCGTCGGCTACCTCGTCGCCGCCGTCGGCCCGTATGCGATCGGCCTGTTCCGGCACCTCGGCGCCGGATGGGCGCTACCGCTGGGCGCGCTGCTCGCCATCGCGGTTCTCCAGCTCGTGGCCGCCTTCGCCATCGGCCGCGGCCGGGGCGCGTAA
- a CDS encoding ABC transporter substrate-binding protein produces MKRSVALFGAVTAALTLAACGADAGSGDAAGPPRPGGTLRYGLSIAPTCSDPAQAGTNQTLYVTRQIVDSLTDQDPATGAIVPWLAQSWQVSPDAKTFTFRLRPGVSFSDGTPLTATSVQKNFDAIVHTLTGAKAPLAASYLAGYTGTTVLDPLTARVDFDRPNAQFLQAVSTPQLGLLADATTAKPADRRCLGDDIGSGPFTYAEYRQGASVTLAKRPGYAWGSAAFGHHGEAYLDRIDFRVVPESGVRAGSLGSGQLDAVSDALPQDIPQIEAAGGKVATTSNPGVPFGIQPNLTRGPLRDPAVRAALLPAIDRRELVDTVLGPQFRAATGSLASKTPAYVDLSASLGYDADAARRQLDRAGWVPGGDGIRVKDGARLSFGLTFNHAFAGNQAILELVQQQLRKVGVDLRLDPVPDAEYTARENSHDYDALYYNITRADGDILRTTFGLEGRNGNVRGPIPDLDEALAGELRTVDPAARARLLDRAQRLVLDNGLWIPTIELSQAIGVAPTVSDIKFEASARLQFFDTWLHRS; encoded by the coding sequence ATGAAACGATCCGTGGCCCTGTTCGGTGCGGTGACCGCCGCCCTGACCCTCGCGGCCTGCGGCGCCGATGCCGGTTCCGGCGACGCCGCCGGGCCGCCGCGCCCGGGCGGCACGCTGCGCTACGGGCTCTCGATCGCCCCCACCTGTTCGGATCCGGCCCAGGCGGGCACCAACCAAACCCTGTACGTCACACGGCAGATCGTCGATTCGCTGACCGATCAGGACCCGGCGACGGGCGCGATCGTGCCGTGGCTGGCGCAGAGCTGGCAGGTGAGCCCGGACGCGAAGACCTTCACCTTCCGGCTGCGGCCGGGCGTGAGCTTCAGCGACGGCACCCCGCTCACCGCGACCTCGGTGCAGAAGAACTTCGACGCCATCGTGCACACCCTCACCGGGGCGAAGGCGCCGCTGGCGGCCAGCTACCTGGCCGGGTACACCGGCACCACCGTGCTGGACCCGCTCACCGCGCGGGTGGACTTCGATCGGCCCAATGCCCAGTTCCTGCAGGCCGTTTCGACGCCGCAGCTGGGTCTGCTGGCGGATGCGACCACCGCGAAACCGGCCGATCGGCGCTGCCTCGGCGACGACATCGGCAGCGGCCCGTTCACCTACGCCGAGTACCGGCAGGGGGCCTCGGTCACGCTCGCCAAGCGGCCCGGATATGCCTGGGGCTCCGCGGCTTTCGGCCATCACGGCGAGGCGTATCTGGACCGCATCGACTTCCGGGTGGTGCCCGAGTCGGGCGTGCGGGCGGGCAGCCTCGGCTCGGGCCAGCTGGATGCCGTCAGTGATGCGCTGCCGCAGGACATTCCGCAGATCGAGGCCGCGGGCGGCAAGGTCGCGACCACCTCGAATCCCGGTGTGCCGTTCGGGATTCAGCCGAATCTGACCCGGGGTCCGCTGCGCGATCCGGCGGTGCGGGCCGCACTGCTGCCCGCTATCGACCGCAGGGAGCTCGTGGATACCGTGCTCGGCCCGCAGTTCCGGGCCGCCACCGGCTCACTTGCCTCGAAAACACCTGCCTACGTGGATCTTTCGGCGAGTCTGGGCTACGACGCCGATGCCGCGCGCCGACAGCTCGACCGGGCGGGCTGGGTGCCCGGCGGCGACGGCATCCGGGTGAAGGACGGCGCCCGGCTGTCGTTCGGCCTGACCTTCAACCACGCCTTCGCGGGTAATCAGGCCATCCTGGAGCTGGTGCAGCAGCAGCTGCGCAAGGTCGGCGTCGACCTGCGGCTGGACCCGGTCCCCGACGCCGAATACACCGCCCGGGAGAACAGCCACGACTACGACGCCCTCTACTACAACATCACCCGCGCCGACGGCGACATCCTCCGCACCACCTTCGGCCTCGAGGGCCGCAACGGCAATGTCCGCGGCCCGATCCCGGACCTGGACGAGGCCCTGGCCGGTGAGCTGCGCACCGTCGACCCGGCGGCCCGCGCGCGGCTCCTCGACCGCGCCCAGCGCCTGGTCCTCGACAACGGCCTGTGGATCCCGACCATCGAGCTGTCACAGGCCATCGGTGTGGCCCCGACGGTGTCGGACATCAAGTTCGAGGCATCGGCGAGGCTACAGTTCTTCGATACGTGGTTGCACCGGAGCTGA
- a CDS encoding SDR family NAD(P)-dependent oxidoreductase — protein MDGKRFADKVVIVTGAGSGIGAATAYRFAREGATVVAVGRTEDKLKEAVAAAPAGTTIVPRVADVSDESAITAVIEGAAQEFGRLDVLVNNAGIGLPGTVEQVGTAGWRRVFAIDIDGVFFASRAALAHLRAVGGSIVNVGSASGLGGDWGLAAYNAAKGALVNLTNAMALDHGGEGVRVNAVHPSLTRTPMAAPVVDNEEMTAAFRQRIPMGRPAEPAEVADVIVFLASADARFVNGVHIPVDGGLHASNGQPRMF, from the coding sequence GTGGACGGGAAACGGTTCGCCGACAAGGTTGTCATCGTCACCGGGGCGGGGTCGGGGATCGGGGCCGCCACCGCCTATCGCTTCGCGCGCGAGGGAGCGACGGTGGTCGCCGTCGGGCGCACCGAGGACAAGCTGAAGGAAGCGGTCGCCGCCGCGCCCGCCGGGACGACCATCGTCCCCCGGGTCGCCGACGTCTCCGACGAATCCGCGATCACCGCGGTGATCGAGGGCGCGGCACAGGAATTCGGGCGGCTGGACGTGCTGGTCAACAATGCGGGCATCGGCCTGCCCGGGACGGTCGAGCAGGTCGGCACCGCGGGCTGGCGCCGGGTCTTCGCGATCGACATCGATGGCGTCTTCTTCGCCTCGCGGGCCGCGCTCGCGCATCTGCGCGCCGTCGGCGGCAGCATCGTCAATGTCGGCTCGGCGTCCGGGCTCGGCGGGGACTGGGGGCTGGCCGCCTACAACGCCGCCAAGGGGGCGCTGGTCAACCTGACCAATGCCATGGCCCTCGACCACGGTGGCGAGGGCGTGCGGGTCAATGCCGTGCATCCGAGTCTCACGCGCACCCCGATGGCCGCGCCCGTTGTCGACAACGAGGAGATGACCGCCGCGTTCCGGCAGCGGATCCCCATGGGACGTCCCGCCGAACCGGCCGAGGTCGCCGATGTGATCGTGTTCCTGGCCAGCGCCGACGCCCGCTTCGTGAACGGCGTGCACATCCCGGTCGACGGCGGGCTGCACGCGTCCAACGGGCAGCCGCGCATGTTCTGA
- a CDS encoding cysteine dioxygenase encodes MTTSLPMNLKHAKDIHPALDVPLLHEVVRAERTLWSPTELHELTGAVAAELATPLLDIVRFDTRQRWWTRIALTMGVEVWLLSWAPGQGTEPHDHGGACGAFTVSIGELDEQYTHAGGPLRTAHWKTGDTVAFGPERAHQLTNNTTHPAASVHAYSPPLRPVREYRALTDFAGV; translated from the coding sequence TTGACCACATCGCTGCCGATGAATCTGAAGCACGCCAAGGATATTCATCCCGCGCTGGACGTGCCGCTGTTACACGAGGTGGTCCGCGCCGAGCGAACGCTGTGGTCCCCCACCGAACTCCACGAACTGACCGGCGCGGTGGCGGCGGAGCTGGCGACGCCGCTGCTGGACATCGTGCGCTTCGACACCCGCCAGCGGTGGTGGACCCGGATCGCGCTGACCATGGGCGTGGAGGTGTGGCTGCTGTCGTGGGCGCCCGGCCAGGGCACCGAACCGCACGACCACGGCGGCGCCTGCGGCGCGTTCACCGTCTCCATCGGCGAACTCGACGAGCAGTACACGCACGCCGGCGGCCCCCTCCGCACCGCCCACTGGAAAACCGGCGACACCGTCGCCTTCGGCCCCGAACGCGCCCACCAACTCACCAACAACACCACCCACCCCGCCGCCTCCGTCCACGCCTACTCCCCACCCCTGCGCCCGGTCCGCGAATACCGCGCCCTCACCGATTTCGCGGGCGTATGA
- a CDS encoding TetR/AcrR family transcriptional regulator — translation MDAPPTGRPMRADARRNYERIIECAREAFAEHGPGAPLDDIARRACVGPGTLYRHFPQRDALIEAVYRANLEKLAQHAYDLLETLPPGAALEQWFRAQVDYAMDKRSLAITLKAVIDRESETFTLCSKLIGDAVTALVTAAQEAGEIRADLVPRDVLRMGHGIGVACETAPDAAERLIAVALAGLRAPAAADGEGGHELENRDGEQRAQR, via the coding sequence GTGGACGCACCGCCTACGGGACGGCCGATGCGCGCCGACGCGCGCCGAAACTACGAGCGCATCATCGAGTGCGCCCGGGAGGCGTTCGCCGAGCACGGCCCGGGCGCGCCGTTGGACGACATCGCGCGCCGCGCCTGCGTCGGCCCCGGCACGCTGTACCGACACTTCCCGCAGCGCGACGCGCTGATCGAGGCGGTGTACCGCGCCAATCTCGAGAAGCTGGCACAGCACGCCTACGATCTCCTCGAAACCCTGCCTCCCGGTGCGGCATTGGAGCAGTGGTTCCGCGCGCAGGTCGACTACGCCATGGACAAGCGAAGTCTCGCGATCACCCTGAAGGCCGTGATCGATCGCGAGTCCGAGACCTTCACGCTGTGCTCGAAGCTGATCGGCGATGCCGTCACCGCGCTGGTCACGGCGGCCCAGGAGGCCGGGGAGATCCGCGCCGACCTGGTGCCGCGCGATGTGCTGCGGATGGGGCACGGCATCGGCGTCGCCTGCGAGACCGCGCCCGACGCCGCCGAACGCCTGATCGCGGTGGCGCTGGCCGGATTACGCGCCCCGGCCGCGGCCGATGGCGAAGGCGGCCACGAGCTGGAGAACCGCGATGGCGAGCAGCGCGCCCAGCGGTAG
- a CDS encoding ABC transporter substrate-binding protein, with protein sequence MLFARNVRRRRSLVSAALLTCALLASACGGSDPGDEVRTVNGQSFDLSPQQPGRVRGEKVDAIAAEVPQAIRDRGTLIVTGTGNASPPLRFYASDDRTSIGSDVDFASLIADTLGLKLELRAADWAQNFVSVDSGAVDAFISNVTVTEERKQKYDFATYRLDTIALEVPKDSTWTYTDRKSLAGKRIGVGSGTNQEQLLVRWNEQNAAEGLPKIDIAYYQQTTDYYLALAAHRIDGFLGPNPVAVYHVATAGQSKIVATFSGAGDALQAEIAVLTRKDNGLVGPLHDALQYTIEHGTYRKVLERWGLQSEAVERSRINPPGLPKQA encoded by the coding sequence ATGTTGTTCGCCCGCAACGTCCGTCGCCGACGATCCCTGGTGTCGGCCGCCCTGCTCACGTGTGCGTTGCTGGCGAGCGCCTGCGGCGGTTCCGATCCCGGCGACGAGGTCCGCACCGTGAACGGGCAGAGCTTCGATCTGTCGCCGCAGCAGCCGGGCCGGGTGCGCGGCGAGAAGGTCGACGCGATCGCGGCCGAAGTGCCGCAGGCCATCCGCGACCGGGGCACGCTCATTGTCACCGGCACCGGGAATGCCAGTCCGCCGCTGCGCTTCTACGCCAGCGACGACCGCACCTCCATCGGCTCCGACGTCGATTTCGCCTCGTTGATCGCCGACACCCTCGGCCTGAAACTCGAACTGCGCGCGGCGGATTGGGCGCAAAACTTCGTGTCCGTGGACTCCGGCGCGGTGGACGCGTTCATCTCCAATGTGACCGTGACCGAGGAGCGCAAGCAGAAGTACGACTTCGCCACCTACCGGCTCGACACCATCGCGCTGGAGGTCCCGAAGGATTCGACCTGGACCTACACCGATCGAAAGTCGCTGGCGGGTAAGCGAATCGGCGTCGGCAGCGGCACCAACCAGGAGCAGCTGCTGGTGCGCTGGAACGAGCAGAACGCGGCCGAGGGCCTGCCGAAGATCGATATCGCCTACTACCAGCAGACCACCGACTACTACCTGGCGCTGGCCGCGCACCGCATCGACGGCTTCCTCGGCCCGAATCCGGTGGCCGTCTACCACGTCGCCACCGCGGGCCAGTCGAAGATCGTCGCCACCTTCTCCGGCGCGGGCGACGCGTTGCAGGCCGAGATCGCGGTGCTGACCCGCAAGGACAACGGGCTCGTCGGCCCGCTGCACGACGCGCTGCAATACACCATCGAGCACGGCACCTATCGAAAGGTACTGGAGCGCTGGGGATTACAGAGCGAGGCCGTCGAGCGATCGCGGATCAACCCGCCCGGTCTGCCGAAGCAGGCGTGA
- a CDS encoding Lrp/AsnC family transcriptional regulator: MRKTDNSVPLDEVDRILLDELARDGRMTNNALAAAAGIAPSTCLGRVRALVERGVIRGFHADIDPTALGRSLQAMISVRVQANARPHLAEFGEQLAALDEVLNVYFIAGADDYLIHVATADTEELRLFVLEHLSAHPAVARTETILIFEHVRPGTRSLR, encoded by the coding sequence GTGCGAAAGACCGACAACTCCGTGCCGCTCGACGAGGTCGACCGAATCCTGCTCGACGAGCTGGCCCGCGACGGGCGGATGACCAACAATGCGCTGGCCGCCGCGGCGGGCATCGCGCCGTCCACCTGCCTGGGGCGGGTGCGAGCGCTGGTCGAGCGCGGCGTCATCCGCGGCTTCCACGCCGATATCGATCCGACGGCGCTCGGGCGCAGCCTGCAGGCGATGATCTCGGTGCGCGTGCAGGCCAATGCCCGGCCGCATCTGGCCGAATTCGGCGAGCAGTTGGCCGCCCTGGACGAGGTCCTCAATGTGTACTTCATCGCGGGGGCCGACGACTATCTGATTCATGTCGCCACCGCCGACACCGAGGAGCTACGGCTGTTCGTTCTGGAACATCTCAGCGCCCACCCCGCGGTCGCCCGAACGGAGACGATCCTGATCTTCGAACACGTACGACCTGGGACTCGGTCGTTACGTTGA
- a CDS encoding L,D-transpeptidase codes for MRDIRVLGRMARTAICVGIASAGLVLAAPAQADPLWPGGPELPGIPAAVPSPIPAGAPCSAAARACLRLSTNEGWLMDHGRVVFGPTPISHGRPGYETPPGVFHADFKKEYHWSTMHNAEMRYAIFFNGDIATHIGPIEEKSHGCIRMTPEGAKAFYDYVNPGDVFEVVP; via the coding sequence ATGAGGGATATCCGCGTTCTCGGCAGGATGGCCCGGACCGCGATCTGTGTCGGCATCGCCTCGGCCGGTCTGGTGCTGGCGGCGCCCGCCCAGGCCGATCCGCTGTGGCCCGGCGGGCCCGAACTTCCCGGCATCCCCGCCGCCGTTCCGAGTCCGATTCCGGCCGGTGCGCCCTGCTCCGCCGCGGCCCGGGCCTGCCTGCGGCTGTCGACCAACGAGGGCTGGCTCATGGATCACGGCCGGGTGGTCTTCGGTCCCACGCCCATCTCGCACGGCCGCCCCGGCTACGAGACGCCGCCCGGCGTCTTCCACGCGGACTTCAAGAAGGAATATCACTGGAGCACGATGCACAACGCGGAGATGCGCTACGCGATCTTCTTCAACGGCGACATCGCCACCCACATCGGGCCCATCGAGGAGAAGTCGCACGGCTGCATCCGGATGACGCCGGAGGGCGCGAAGGCGTTCTACGACTACGTCAATCCCGGCGATGTGTTCGAGGTCGTGCCCTGA